One segment of Salvia splendens isolate huo1 chromosome 20, SspV2, whole genome shotgun sequence DNA contains the following:
- the LOC121781038 gene encoding uncharacterized protein LOC121781038, with translation MKRWTAFVVVVVVMVASAAAQGLSPSQCNNQKNNLKYTCRNVVVGGKPSEGCCQLVRAGNTECLCQFVTPKLVAALGGAARAIGLVRGCGRTIPRNFKCGSLTTPP, from the exons ATGAAGAGATGGACAGCttttgtggtggtggtggtggtgatggtggCGAGTGCGGCGGCGCAGGGGCTGAGCCCGAGCCAGTGCAACAACCAGAAAAATAATCTCAAGTACACGTGTCGTAACGTGGTGGTAGGGGGGAAGCCGTCGGAAGGGTGCTGTCAGCTAGTCAGGGCGGGGAACACCGAATGTCTTTGCCAATTTGTTACGCCCAAGTTGGTTGCGGCGCTTGGCGGCGCCGCCCGTGCTATTGGACTCGTTCGAGGCTGCGGCAGAACCATCCCTCGCAATTTCAAGTGTGGAA GTTTGACCACTCCACCTTGA